In one window of Drosophila ananassae strain 14024-0371.13 chromosome XR, ASM1763931v2, whole genome shotgun sequence DNA:
- the LOC6504385 gene encoding uncharacterized protein LOC6504385, whose product MRDYPSVPNVFRVASTHSINSENPYNNAKNLKVISNQNNSNSNSKSQESQQKPLAMHQLTTSASIERSNISQHQQQQQQQQKQHQQQQSPYATLPRGQRFVSQQQQQTGVINTISGSIPATGFGSMAGSFSDLQLNNIGNNSSNITSNTNYGNRRQQQQQQQHQQQQQRQVTGIANYKTQNELQQQHHQQQQQQQQMQLQHQQQQHILRQQQHHLAGGIVGVPDHQGGINTIANTSGGYLWLLTPVAASISVAIVIAALAGPQWLFTEEKLPNSNYNGTANFNALDDGAYITKYTKSSLWILCTTLPGLDVDSYNCVKIDYFPKEGYQPDPHDSTPAIPYTVTKSCPIFLAAGVFLVISFIVFLIPTCSHQNNLYYFSAGILFIVSGLVMLIGLIAYISILKAEIGSKLRPRSTLQPALFKVTYGQSFFLFVCGFIVTEFVGVLNIFLFINLQEVSYYSRLPCFSVANIQAKFKEGGVQHPLSQSYKRYKQPGTLGSQDGLQRTRSRSDNPQNSSRNASTHHSQQSQSQPGSRILRSGGNPRQHQVHDVRTRPPGHHPGNYGHPGQTQTLPGACRKHPNAGSNLNLYLHNDLDRRFYFEKPAVSKCNLHSRSFAKSLNELCTESAPPPPPPALPASTTAPAPSLFADLPQEFPLTRSVSTTTEIYTGPAGSGATAAPQTGQLKRKQQRNMATNTSGSQLEDQSRLSGLKRGLRKTKDELFQEFCRRAGMRNKPKNIYYISGSEGAGEEGEDEDRAGELERREDAGHSRDPEVLDDDDEDGDDHGFRQFRLEEDQLYVVGDHAQLVVPRRSSMGLDSLGQPLRRLNSNLSLHTDQGAGAGIAGGSGGGAWPQMQRMPFPPPPSTLPRCFLRQSSDSLQSGGYNTLSSSQQRFSQLMLQHQQQLQQQNRYLSTLTLPGAGGAGSGGGGGGPGQVPPKSQVQWPVAIPSSPSNYSNGYQQHPQPIYPGGAGGSVLGSAAAGTSSAATSHPAKFQRAYAFDDPQRRSSYVSDAFDLDEIERERRRSHASLFGLSQGRDPYDLINGTAV is encoded by the exons ATGAGGGACTATCCTTCGGTGCCGAATGTCTTTCGTGTGGCCTCCACGCACAGCATTAATAGCGAAAATCCCTACAATAATGCCAAAAACCTGAAAGTCATCAGcaatcaaaataattcgaattcaaattcaaagaGTCAGGAATCGCAACAAAAACCTCTGGCCATGCATCAGCTAACAACCAGTGCTTCTATTGAGAGAAGCAATATAtcgcaacatcagcagcagcagcaacagcagcagaagcaacatcagcagcaacaatcGCCATATGCAACATTGCCGAGGGGCCAGCGATTCGTTtcccagcaacagcaacaaactGGAGTGATCAACACCATTTCTGGGAGTATTCCTGCCACAGGATTTGGTTCCATGGCTGGCAGCTTCAGTGATCTGCAACTCAACAACATtggcaacaacagcagcaacattaCCAGCAACACTAACTATGGAAACAGgagacagcagcagcagcagcaacaacatcagcagcagcaacagcgacAAGTAACTGGCATTGCAAAttacaaaacacaaaatgaactgcaacagcaacatcatcagcagcagcagcaacagcagcagatgcaattgcaacatcagcagcagcaacatattctgcgacaacagcaacatcactTGGCAGGCGGCATTGTGGGCGTGCCCGATCATCAGGGCGGTATCAACACTATAGCCAATACCAGTGGAGGCTACCTGTGGCTACTCACACCCGTGGCAGCCAG CATATCGGTGGCCATTGTCATCGCCGCCCTGGCCGGACCCCAGTGGCTCTTCACCGAGGAGAAGCTACCCAATTCCAACTACAATGGGACGGCCAACTTCAATGCCCTGGACGACGGCGCCTACATCACCAAATACACCAAGTCCAGTCTATGGATATTGTGCACCACCCTGCCAG gcCTGGATGTGGACTCGTATAATTGCGTTAAAATAGACTATTTTCCCAAGGAAGGCTACCAACCAGATCCACATGATTCGACGCCGGCAATACCCT ATACCGTCACTAAATCGTGTCCCATTTTCCTGGCCGCTGGTGTGTTTCTGGTGATCAGCTTCATAGTATTCTTGATTCCCACCTGCTCGCATCAGAATAATTTATATTACTTCAGTGCTGGGATACTGTTCATTGTTAGTG GATTGGTAATGCTCATTGGCCTGATTGCTTATATATCCATATTGAAAGCGGAAATTGGATCAAAGTTGAGGCCTCGATCGACTCTACAACCGGCTCTGTTCAAAGTTACTTACGGACAAAGTTTCTTTCTCTTCGTTTGTGGATTTATTGTCACGGAATTTGTGGGtgttttgaatatatttcTATTTATTAATCTGCAGGAAGTGAGTTATTATAGT cgATTGCCCTGCTTCAGTGTTGCCAACATCCAGGCCAAGTTCAAGGAAGGCGGCGTCCAGCATCCTTTAAGCCAATCCTACAAGCGTTACAAGCAGCCGGGCACTCTGGGCAGCCAGGATGGGCTGCAAAGGACACGGTCAAGGAGCGATAATCCGCAGAACTCCTCCAGGAATGCCAGTACTCACCATTCTCAGCAGTCCCAGTCGCAGCCAGGTTCGAGGATTCTTCGGAGTGGTGGCAATCCGCGCCAGCATCAGGTTCACGATGTCAGGACACGGCCGCCAGGACATCATCCGGGCAATTATGGGCATCCAGGACAGACGCAGACATTGCCAGGAGCCTGCCGGAAGCATCCCAATGCGGGTTCCAACTTGAATCTCTATCTTCACAATGATTTGGACAGGCG TTTCTATTTTGAGAAACCTGCCGTTTCGAAATGCAATCTCCACTCTCGGAGCTTCGCCAAATCCTTGAATGAACTCTGCACCGAGTCTGCTCCTCCGCCACCCCCACCTGCTCTACCAGCCAGCACTACAGCACCGGCTCCTTCCCTGTTTGCCGATCTGCCGCAGGAGTTCCCCCTCACCAGGTCCGTGTCGACCACCACCGAGATATACACAGGTCCGGCCGGATCAGGGGCGACTGCAGCTCCACAAACGGGACAATTGAAGCGGAAACAGCAAAGGAATATGGCCACCAACACTTCCGGCTCCCAGCTGGAGGATCAGTCCAGGCTGAGTGGCCTGAAACGCGGCCTGCGGAAGACCAAGGACGAGCTGTTCCAGGAATTCTGTCGCAGAGCAGGGATGCGAAACAAACCGAAGAATATCTACTACATCAGTGGCAGTGAGGGGGCTGGGGAGGAGGGCGAGGACGAGGACAGGGCAGGGGAGCTGGAGAGGCGAGAGGATGCAGGACATTCGCGGGACCCGGAAGTCCTggacgatgatgatgaggatGGCGATGATCACGGCTTCCGGCAATTTCGACTCGAAGAAGATCAACTTTATGTGGTGGGAG ACCACGCCCAGTTGGTTGTCCCGCGACGCTCCTCCATGGGATTGGATTCTTTGGGGCAACCTCTTAGGCGCCTCAACTCGAATCTCTCTCTTCACACGGATCAgggagcaggagctggaaTTGCTGGAGGATCTGGAGGCGGAGCTTGGCCTCAGATGCAGAGGATGCCCTTCCCCCCGCCGCCCAGCACCCTGCCACGCTGCTTCCTCCGCCAGTCCTCGGATTCCCTGCAGAGTGGAGGCTACAACACGCTCAGTAGCAGCCAGCAGAGGTTCTCCCAGCTGATGttgcaacaccagcagcagctgcagcaacaGAATCGTTATCTTTCCACCTTGACATTGCCAGGAGCTGGGGGAGCTGGCTCcggaggaggcggaggaggaCCTGGACAAGTCCCACCCAAATCCCAAGTTCAGTGGCCGGTGGCGATTCCATCGTCGCCATCAAACTACTCCAACGGTTATCAGCAACATCCCCAGCCCATTTATCccggaggagcaggaggatcTGTGCTGGGATCTGCAGCAGCAGGAACCTCCAGTGCTGCCACCTCTCACCCAGCCAAGTTCCAAAGGGCCTACGCCTTCGACGATCCGCAAAGGAGGTCCAGCTATGTGAGCGATGCCTTCGATCTGGACGAGATCGAGCGGGAGAGGCGGCGATCGCATGCCAGCCTCTTTGGCCTATCCCAGGGCAGGGATCCCTACGATCTCATCAATGGAACGGCAGTCTAA
- the LOC6504524 gene encoding sentrin-specific protease 8 → MPLAKKGHLKKHKWPAADAVVEDLKKVVTVLIETDIKKPKKIKSKGKLKGKTKSKVKGKSKGKSKDIAAPAPEGNEMTGGPFSPSRAERGSGDGPHQARSQPSLVALHFLDISLRHSDVQLLQSSSEGVNERLVAFYYTYLQQRRYRTETDLMFLPPALTARLGHMDMRELRHTVRDRRLHEKPFILLPLSTHPRPHGHWSLLLVSRPDGKFFHYDSQDNCHSKLAGAVAETLRAPLGAWDFVVVTGRCLQQQPQQHGDPQSGIHLFCMSDHVADYVTRCGYATSSLLIAWEQITAMRTSLLQLIQSLGGILPPKKGH, encoded by the exons ATGCCGCTGGCCAAGAAGGGacatcttaaaaaacacaagtGGCCGGCCGCCGATGCCGTCGTCGAGGACTTGAAGAAGGTCGTCACCGTTCTTATCGAGACTGATATCAAGAAGCCCAAGAAGATCAAGTCCAAGGGCAAGCTGAAGGGCAAAACCAAGTCCAAGGTCAAGGGCAAATCAAAAGGCAAGTCCAAGGACATTGCCGCTCCGGCTCCGGAGGGTAATGAGATGACTGGAGGCCCCTTCAGTCCGTCGCGAGCGGAGCGGGGCAGCGGGGACGGGCCGCACCAGGCGCGATCCCAACCCAGTCTGGTGGCTTTGCACTTCCTGGACATCTCGCTCCGCCATTCGGACGTCCAGTTGCTGCAGTCCTCGAGCGAAGGCGTCAACGAGCGGCTGGTGGCCTTCTACTACACGTACTTGCAGCAGCGTCGCTACCGCACCGAGACGGATCTGATGTTCCTGCCACCGGCTCTGACGGCCCGGTTGGGGCACATGGATATGCGGGAACTGAGGCACACTGTCAGGGATCGACGCCTCCACGAGAAGCCCTTTATTCTGCTACCATTGTCCACCCATCCAAG ACCCCATGGACATTGGTCCTTGTTATTGGTTTCCCGGCCGGATGGAAAATTCTTTCATTATGATTCCCAGGACAATTGCCATAGCAAGCTGGCGGGCGCTGTGGCGGAAACTTTGCGAGCACCCCTCGGAGCCTGGGACTTTGTGGTCGTTACCGGGCGCTGTTTACAGCAACAGCCCCAACAGCACGGTGACCCCCAATCGGGTATCCATCTCTTCTGTATGTCCGATCATGTGGCCGATTATGTGACCCGGTGTGGCTATGCCACCAGTTCCCTACTGATCGCCTGGGAACAGATCACCGCCATGCGGACCAGTCTGCTGCAGTTGATCCAATCTCTAGGAGGCATCCTGCCCCCCAAGAAGGGTCACTAA
- the LOC6504525 gene encoding PR domain zinc finger protein 2, giving the protein MRSLFSNRYNNSRQEFYERYEAARILHPNLPLCERPLQPAQQQIVDCSTRRRYKSYRELANQTREQLESEAWLASDRLPIVVRRSIETRTNKVLMPRYDPSSATHEFSHNGRPRRRGRRPAASTIAKIASDFAKQVGGMPPSRSPSPHHEGDPLQLDTDEANKEKLNFMPLDDSPTSSSSSPSSVESPSPLSVSTSSSPSSASSSSSADAAPNSQEQVLEPKVKAKRGRRPKEGFPVYGTGDIDDENKENVPPKMGNDQDGDNPRSRSSIGRIFMCPVPACKQHFALRRSLYKHQREAGHHNWSHKCEKCGQIFRTAGFKRMHAEGACERNLLKQKLKTK; this is encoded by the exons ATGCGTAGTCTATTTTCAAATCGGTACAACAACTCGCGACAAGAATTCTATGAACGCTACGAAG CTGCCCGGATATTGCATCCCAATCTGCCATTGTGTGAGAGACCTCTACAACCAGCCCAGCAACAAATCGTAGACTGCTCAACCCGGAGACGATACAAATCCTACAGAGAACTCGCCAACCAGACCCGCGAACAGTTGGAGAGCGAAGCCTGGCTGGCCAGTGACCGCCTGCCGATAGTGGTGCGCCGCTCCATCGAGACCAGGACGAACAAGGTGTTGATGCCACGCTACGATCCGTCCTCAGCCACCCACGAGTTCAGTCACAACGGAAGGCCTCGCCGCCGTGGTCGTCGTCCCGCCGCCTCCACAATCGCCAAAATCGCCTCAGACTTTGCCAAACAGGTCGGTGGTATGCCGCCCAGTCGCTCGCCATCGCCTCATCATGAGGGCGATCCTCTCCAACTCGACACCGATGAGGCCAATAAGGAAAAATTGAACTTCATGCCGTTGGATGATTCACCCACATCGTCCTCATCATCGCCATCCTCGGTAGAGTCTCCATCGCCATTGTCGGTGTCCACGTCATCGTCGCCATCTTCCGCATCCTCTTCGTCATCAGCGGATGCCGCGCCGAACAGCCAGGAGCAGGTACTGGAGCCAAAGGTCAAGGCCAAAAGAGGTCGCCGTCCCAAGGAAGGCTTTCCCGTGTACGGTACTGGGGACATCGATGACGAGAACAAGGAGAATGTTCCACCAAAAATGGGTAACGATCAGGATGGGGACAACCCACGATCCAGATCTTCGATTGGACGCATCTTCATGTGCCCGGTTCCGGCTTGTAAACAACATTTTGCTCTACG CCGTTCTTTGTACAAACATCAACGAGAGGCTGGCCACCACAACTGGTCACACAAGTGCGAGAAGTGTGGCCAGATCTTTCGCACGGCAGGCTTCAAGAGGATGCATGCCGAGGGAGCCTGTGAGCGCAATTTGctgaaacagaaactgaaaacCAAATGA